A DNA window from Vigna angularis cultivar LongXiaoDou No.4 chromosome 1, ASM1680809v1, whole genome shotgun sequence contains the following coding sequences:
- the LOC108330080 gene encoding nucleoside hydrolase 3-like, producing MVRVWLAVAVVLLIVGSFVEGKPRRILVDTDVDTDDLFALLYLMKLNTSQFKLEAITISANAWTNAGHAVNQIYDLLYMMGRDDVAVGVGGEGGILSDGTILPNVGGYLPIIEQGMTTVGDCRYRRAIPIGLGGRLDIDANYGIKKAFLPQGRRKYSPMQQASAQEVLIEKISSGPITVLVIGAHTNIGIFLMNNPELKKNVERIYIMGGGVRSSNPTGCCPKNASSSCVPRQCGDRGNMFTDYNTNPFAEFNIFGDPFAAYQVIHSGIPVTLVPLDATNTIPITKEFFDEFEKSQDTYEAQYCFKSLKMARDTWFDDQFYSSYFMWDSFAAGIAVSTMSKPNNHNGENEFAEMKYMNITVITSNKPYGASDGSNPFFDGRRVPKFNLEKGGVHSGHVQQGLRDPLCFVKNGKGRCQDGYTKEVSGPDSVRVLVATKAKPNKDVGSKLDREYFINFLNALKDPQNSGRFNFTTQFPYYKEVTYKPNFQNKTLGKPVVFDMDMSAGDFLALFYLLKVSVQVIDLKAIIVSPTGWTNAATIDSVYDLLHMMGRDDIPVGLGDVFAMNQSDPIFGAVGECKYIKAIPHGSGGLLDSDTLYGLARDLPRSPRRYTAENSVKFGAPRDTDHPELRQPLAVEVWESILQKTKPKSKITVLTNGPLTNLARVVSVKNISSKIQDVYVVGGHISSTVNGKGNIFSVPSNQYAEFNMFLDPLAAKTVFESEVNITLIPLDTQRIASSFSAIIGELRRTPRTPEAVFSKRLLSRLYRLKQSHSIYSHMGTFLGEILGAVVLGDSYSGLDPKFEEKPIEVLADGNESSDGKVVVNEKGRKLVRILRSVDAKAYHSLYANKLGHKEQSAKISSFEEQQRRWSHPHN from the exons TGGTGAGAGTGTGGTTAGCAGTAGCAGTGGTGTTACTGATTGTAGGAAGCTTTGTGGAGGGAAAACCTCGTCGGATTCTGGTGGATACAGATGTAGACACCGACGATTTATTTGCTCTTCTCTACCTTATGAAACTCAACACATCACAGTTTAAATTGGAG GCCATCACCATCAGCGCAAATGCTTGGACCAACGCTGGACATGCTGTTAATCAAATTTACGATCTGCTTTATATGATGGGACGAGATGATGTTGCAGTTGGAGTCGGCGGTGAGGGTGGAATACTCTCAGATGGTACCATACTCCCCAACGTTGGTGGATATCTTCCAATCATAGAACAG GGAATGACAACGGTGGGAGATTGCAGGTACAGGCGCGCCATTCCTATTGGTCTTGGAGGGCGTTTGGACATTGATGCCAATTATGGTATCAAGAAAGCTTTCCTACCACAG GGAAGAAGGAAATACAGTCCAATGCAACAAGCAAGCGCACAGGAAGTGTTGATTGAAAAAATATCTTCTGGTCCCATAACAGTGCTTGTGATTGGAGCACACACGAACATTGGAATCTTCCTAATGAATAATCCAGAGCTGAAAAAGAACGTGGAGCGTATCTATATAATGGGTGGGGGCGTAAGGTCAAGCAATCCAACAGGTTGTTGCCCTAAGAATGCTTCGTCTTCCTGCGTGCCTCGCCAGTGCGGTGATCGGGGGAACATGTTCACAGACTATAATACTAACCCTTTTGCAGAATTCAATATATTTGGAGATCCTTTTGCAGCATACCAG GTGATTCATTCTGGAATTCCTGTCACTCTTGTTCCTCTGGATGCAACAAACACAATCCCTATCACTAAAGAATTCTTTGACGAATTTGAAAAGAGCCAAGACACATACGAGGCACAGTACTGTTTCAAATCCTTGAAAATGGCTCGTGATACTTGGTTTGACGACCAATTCTATTCG AGTTATTTCATGTGGGACTCTTTCGCAGCTGGTATAGCAGTCTCAACCATGAGTAAACCCAATAACCATAATGGAGAAAATGAATTTGCTGAAATGAAGTATATGAACATAACTGTTATAACTTCAAACAAACCTTATGGGGCATCTGATGGCTCTAACCCTTTCTTTGATGGCCGAAGAGTTCCTAAGTTCAATCTAGAGAAAGGTGGGGTGCATAGTGGTCATGTTCAACAAGGGCTTAGAGATCCACTTTGCTTTGTGAAAAATGGGAAAGGTAGATGTCAG GATGGTTACACAAAAGAGGTAAGTGGTCCAGACTCAGTGAGGGTACTTGTTGCCACAAAAGCAAAGCCTAACAAGGACGTTGGGAGCAAACTTGACAGAGAATATTTCATAAACTTCTTGAAT GCTCTGAAGGATCCACAAAATTCAGGGAGGTTTAACTTCACCACACAGTTTCCTTATTACAAAGAAGTAACTTACAagccaaattttcaaaataaaacactGGGGAAACCTGTTGTGTTTGACATGGACATGAGTGCAGGAGATTTTCTTGCTCTATTTTACCTCCTAAAAGTGTCTGTTCAAGTAATCGACCTTAAG GCAATCATTGTGAGTCCTACTGGATGGACTAATGCAGCAACAATAGATTCCGTCTATGACTTACTGCACATGATGGGTCGTGATGATATCCCAGTAGGTCTTGGAGATGTTTTTGCAATGAATCAATCGGATCCAATATTCGGAGCTGTTGGAGAATGCAAGTATATAAAAGCCATTCCCCATGGAAGTGGGGGGTTACTGGATTCTGACACTCTTTATGGTCTTGCTCGTGATCTACCACGCAGCCCAAGAAG GTATACAGCTGAGAACTCTGTGAAATTTGGAGCTCCTCGGGACACAGATCACCCTGAGCTCAGACAACCACTGGCCGTGGAAGTTTGGGAGTCTATATTACAAAAAACTAAACCAAAGTCTAAGATTACAGTATTGACTAATGGACCCTTGACTAATCTGGCAAGGGTTGTATCGGTGAAAAACATAAGCTCAAAAATTCAG GATGTATATGTAGTTGGGGGACACATTAGCAGCACTGTCAATGGCAAGGGAAATATTTTTTCAGTTCCTTCCAACCAATATGCTGAGTTCAATATGTTCTTGGATCCTTTAGCAGCCAAGACAGTGTTTGAATCTGAAGTTAACATCACACTCATTCCACTCGATACCCAGCGCATAGCAAGTTCGTTTTCAGCCATTATAGGCGAATTGCGTAGAACACCAAGAACACCAGAGGCCGTGTTTTCCAAGCGTCTGCTGTCGAGGCTATACCGTTTAAAGCAATCTCATAGCATATATAGTCATATG GGTACGTTCTTGGGAGAAATTCTAGGCGCAGTTGTCTTGGGTGATAGCTATTCAGGTCTTGATCCAAAATTCGAGGAGAAGCCCATTGAAGTCTTGGCTGATGGCAATGAATCAAGTGATGGAAAAGTTGTGGTgaatgaaaaaggtagaaaatTAGTGAGAATTTTAAGGAGTGTGGATGCCAAGGCTTACCATAGTTTGTATGCAAACAAGCTTGGTCATAAGGAACAGTCAGCTAAGATAAGTAGCTTTGAGGAACAACAGAGAAGATGGAGTCATCCtcacaattaa